In one Desulfobacterales bacterium genomic region, the following are encoded:
- a CDS encoding HDOD domain-containing protein, which yields MMSNVPMNEAQNKKLKIIEKYILKMPSLSTTTTKVIQVCSSPNTSPNDLNRVISLDPVLTAQVFKVINSAYYFQRKKVTSLTRAIIMLGINTIKNLALSTAVIKSLKMNRSFKTITPYEFWTHSICVGVSSKFIASLKGLSENTREEYFIAGFLHDLGKIPLMDCFASEYEKAIEFAKQAQCSLKRAEMVVIGIDHCTVGKMIGEKWGLNRSLTDSLFNHHNFNESDEENKEIIASVELSNIYTKIFNIGNSGNNYYEESKIYLLFDQIKINEDAISDLKNIILGEIEKAKFFLQIC from the coding sequence ATGATGTCTAATGTACCAATGAATGAAGCTCAGAATAAAAAATTAAAGATAATAGAGAAGTATATCTTGAAGATGCCGAGCTTATCTACTACAACGACTAAGGTTATTCAAGTATGCAGCAGTCCTAATACATCTCCAAATGATCTTAATAGAGTTATTTCTCTTGATCCTGTTTTAACAGCTCAAGTTTTTAAAGTTATAAATTCAGCCTATTATTTTCAGCGTAAAAAAGTAACTTCACTTACGAGAGCAATAATTATGCTCGGGATCAATACGATCAAAAATCTCGCTTTAAGTACAGCAGTCATAAAAAGTTTAAAAATGAATAGATCCTTTAAAACTATAACCCCTTATGAATTCTGGACGCATTCTATTTGTGTAGGAGTGTCTTCGAAATTTATAGCATCGCTTAAAGGACTATCTGAAAATACACGAGAAGAATATTTTATAGCCGGTTTTCTCCATGACTTAGGAAAAATTCCTTTAATGGATTGTTTTGCCTCAGAATATGAAAAAGCTATTGAATTTGCAAAGCAGGCGCAGTGTTCGCTAAAAAGAGCTGAAATGGTTGTCATAGGAATAGATCATTGCACTGTTGGAAAAATGATAGGAGAAAAATGGGGCTTAAACAGATCCTTAACCGATTCACTCTTTAATCACCATAATTTTAATGAATCAGATGAGGAAAATAAAGAAATTATAGCATCTGTTGAGCTTTCAAATATATATACAAAAATTTTTAATATTGGTAATTCGGGAAATAATTATTACGAAGAGTCAAAGATATACCTTCTTTTTGATCAAATAAAAATAAATGAAGATGCCATATCTGATCTTAAAAATATTATTTTAGGTGAAATAGAAAAGGCTAAGTTTTTTCTTCAAATATGTTAG
- a CDS encoding MBL fold metallo-hydrolase, translated as MKVKFWGVRGSIPCPGPNTIKYGGNTACVEIRFSDCNRIIIIDAGTGIKDAGSNFIVNDFPRGIRDIDIFITHTHLDHIMGFPFFSPIYIPNVNINIHGPVTYEDDSIEKILGGLFTYRYFPKIQSELSANITYFNIKEDEFNLGDGITLITQYLNHPILCLGYKFKYKGKSVCTLYDTEPFRNIFCTDPTNPSFDEAMTKEGSQIAKEENLRIQEFIYGSDILIYDAQYTNEEYDPSRIGWGHTPIQYCIESVMSSKIKKLILFHHDPERTDSQIEDFEKEYCDNNVNRETKIYFAKERTEIEV; from the coding sequence ATGAAAGTTAAATTTTGGGGAGTGCGAGGCTCTATTCCATGTCCGGGTCCTAATACCATCAAATATGGCGGAAATACCGCCTGCGTTGAAATTAGATTTAGCGATTGCAATAGAATAATAATTATTGATGCAGGCACTGGGATTAAGGATGCTGGTTCAAATTTTATTGTTAATGATTTTCCTCGAGGAATTAGAGATATAGATATTTTCATAACTCATACCCACCTTGACCATATTATGGGGTTTCCGTTTTTTTCTCCGATCTATATTCCTAATGTAAACATAAATATACACGGTCCTGTAACTTATGAAGACGATAGCATAGAAAAAATTCTCGGAGGATTGTTCACTTATCGTTATTTTCCTAAAATTCAATCAGAACTTTCAGCTAATATTACTTATTTTAATATTAAGGAAGATGAATTCAATTTAGGAGATGGAATAACTTTAATAACTCAATATTTAAATCATCCTATTCTATGTCTTGGCTATAAATTTAAATATAAAGGAAAGTCAGTCTGTACATTATATGATACTGAACCTTTTAGAAATATATTTTGTACGGATCCAACTAATCCTTCTTTTGATGAAGCCATGACAAAAGAAGGATCTCAAATAGCTAAAGAAGAAAATTTACGGATACAAGAATTTATCTATGGCTCAGATATTTTAATCTATGATGCTCAATATACAAATGAAGAATATGATCCGTCAAGAATCGGATGGGGCCATACTCCTATTCAATACTGTATTGAATCAGTAATGAGTTCAAAAATAAAAAAACTTATTCTTTTTCACCATGACCCTGAAAGAACTGATTCCCAAATTGAAGATTTTGAAAAAGAATATTGTGATAATAACGTAAACAGAGAAACAAAAATTTATTTTGCCAAAGAAAGAACAGAGATAGAAGTATAA